The genomic DNA ATCGGTGTTATGCGCGTTCGTCCAGGTAGAGAGTGGGTGCCCATTGCCCTAATGGGCGGGTTTGCTGAAGTCGAAAACGATGAAGTGACGATTCTTGTTAATGGTGCGGAACGCGGCGACAAGATTGACAAGGAACAAGCTAGGGCTAAATATAGCGAAGCTGAGACTCGTCTCAATCAAGTTCAAAGCAATGGCAACCGTCAGGAGCAAATTCAAGCAACTCAAGCTCTAAAACGTGCCCGTGCCCGGTTTCAAGCCGCTGGCGGTATGGTTTAAGTCTAAGACGACTAAGCCAAGCCTAATAAAA from Microcoleus sp. FACHB-831 includes the following:
- the atpC gene encoding ATP synthase F1 subunit epsilon — its product is MALTVRVIAPDKTVWDSSAEEVILPSTTGQLGILGGHAPMLTALDIGVMRVRPGREWVPIALMGGFAEVENDEVTILVNGAERGDKIDKEQARAKYSEAETRLNQVQSNGNRQEQIQATQALKRARARFQAAGGMV